In Longimicrobiales bacterium, a single genomic region encodes these proteins:
- a CDS encoding type II CAAX endopeptidase family protein, with protein MFFGVGEDEAVVTAEIWIERWRSRRSDRPVPDPQAAMLFVAGVAVLFFWAGSQLQLWLGERGLLAAEWLLLFVPSVLVVSLYGFDPVRTLSLRKPSGLGVLGSVLLIMGAVPLVWFIGWIQTFIFPVPWELLEGLEDLVTADTMGRLVWLLLLLAVTPAVCEEILFRGMLLGGTRTLQPWRMIVLNGVVFGAFHLSFETAIRFVPTATLGMVIAWAVWRTGSIWAGALMHFLNNGAIVALASAPAAQKLFATPDAPPPWWLVPVGAVLFALGARILLRHQTPVGVDAYTLIEES; from the coding sequence GTGTTCTTTGGTGTTGGCGAGGATGAGGCAGTCGTGACCGCCGAGATATGGATCGAGCGCTGGCGCAGCCGCAGGTCCGACCGACCGGTCCCCGACCCACAGGCAGCCATGCTCTTCGTCGCGGGTGTCGCGGTCCTCTTCTTCTGGGCTGGGAGTCAGCTACAACTGTGGTTGGGTGAACGCGGACTTCTCGCAGCCGAGTGGCTGCTGCTCTTCGTCCCGTCCGTGCTCGTGGTTTCGCTCTACGGGTTTGATCCGGTGCGTACGTTGTCACTTCGAAAGCCGTCGGGCCTAGGTGTCCTGGGCAGTGTCCTACTGATCATGGGCGCCGTGCCTCTGGTCTGGTTCATCGGCTGGATTCAGACGTTCATTTTTCCTGTGCCATGGGAACTGCTTGAGGGTCTGGAGGACCTGGTGACGGCGGACACGATGGGTCGTCTGGTCTGGTTGCTACTGCTTCTGGCTGTGACACCGGCAGTGTGCGAGGAAATCCTTTTTCGCGGGATGCTCCTCGGTGGCACGCGGACGCTCCAACCCTGGCGAATGATCGTGCTCAACGGGGTAGTCTTCGGAGCGTTCCATTTGTCCTTCGAAACGGCGATTCGATTTGTGCCGACTGCGACGCTCGGGATGGTGATCGCTTGGGCCGTCTGGCGGACCGGTTCCATCTGGGCGGGCGCGCTCATGCACTTCCTGAACAACGGCGCCATCGTCGCTCTCGCCTCCGCTCCCGCGGCGCAGAAACTCTTTGCGACTCCGGACGCACCGCCTCCGTGGTGGCTAGTTCCGGTGGGGGCGGTCCTCTTCGCGCTCGGGGCACGTATACTTCTGCGACACCAGACCCCTGTTGGGGTTGATGCATACACACTGATTGAG